In a single window of the Olivibacter sp. SDN3 genome:
- the guaB gene encoding IMP dehydrogenase: MQLDPEKFVAEGLTYDDVLLIPAYSEVLPRDVDTGTQLTKKIRLNIPLISAAMDTVTESELAIALAQAGGIGILHKNMSIEAQAGEVRKVKRSESGMIQDPVTLNEDALVGDAFNIMKENKIGGIPVLDNRNKLVGIVTNRDLRFQKDMNRPISELMTKENLVVAPVGTNLIKAEEILQNYKIEKLPVVDEDGILVGLITFKDIQKFKHYPNAAKDQHGRLLVGAAVGVAADNIDRVTELVKAGVDVITVDTAHGHSKGVVDMVQLVKSRYPDLQVIAGNIATAEAAIALADAGADAVKVGIGPGSICTTRIVAGVGVPQLYAVFECAKALRGREIPVIADGGVKQTGDIVKAIAAGASTVMAGSLFAGVEESPGETIIYEGRKFKSYRGMGSVDAMAKGSKDRYFQDETDVVTKLVPEGIVGRVPYKGTLAEIVYQYIGGLRAGMHYCGAATIEQLQGVKFVKISAASMRESHPHDIAITKEAPNYSSRQ; this comes from the coding sequence ATGCAATTAGATCCAGAAAAGTTTGTAGCTGAAGGTCTCACCTACGACGATGTATTATTAATTCCTGCGTACTCAGAAGTATTGCCACGCGACGTGGACACAGGTACGCAGTTGACAAAAAAAATCCGGCTAAATATCCCGTTAATTTCCGCTGCTATGGATACTGTTACAGAATCCGAGCTTGCTATTGCTTTAGCCCAAGCGGGAGGTATTGGTATTTTACATAAGAACATGAGTATAGAAGCACAGGCGGGAGAGGTACGTAAAGTGAAACGATCCGAAAGTGGAATGATTCAAGATCCGGTTACCTTAAATGAAGATGCGCTGGTTGGTGATGCCTTTAATATTATGAAGGAAAATAAAATAGGTGGGATTCCTGTATTGGATAATAGAAATAAGCTTGTAGGTATTGTAACCAACCGGGATTTACGTTTTCAAAAAGATATGAACAGGCCAATTAGTGAGCTGATGACTAAGGAGAATTTAGTTGTTGCTCCTGTTGGCACCAACTTAATTAAAGCAGAAGAAATACTGCAAAACTATAAGATTGAAAAATTACCCGTCGTAGACGAGGACGGTATTCTTGTGGGTTTAATAACTTTTAAGGATATCCAGAAATTTAAACACTATCCAAATGCTGCGAAAGATCAACATGGTCGTTTACTAGTGGGTGCAGCAGTAGGTGTAGCGGCTGACAATATAGACCGTGTAACTGAGCTAGTTAAAGCTGGTGTCGACGTTATTACCGTTGATACCGCACACGGCCATTCGAAAGGAGTGGTTGATATGGTGCAATTGGTAAAGAGTAGATATCCGGATTTACAGGTTATTGCTGGAAATATAGCGACAGCAGAGGCTGCTATTGCCCTGGCAGATGCTGGCGCAGACGCTGTTAAAGTGGGGATCGGACCAGGATCTATTTGCACCACCCGTATCGTGGCTGGGGTAGGTGTTCCACAGCTCTATGCTGTTTTCGAATGCGCCAAAGCACTCAGAGGCAGAGAAATTCCAGTAATAGCCGATGGCGGAGTTAAGCAAACGGGGGATATCGTGAAAGCAATCGCAGCAGGAGCCAGTACCGTAATGGCGGGTTCTTTATTTGCGGGAGTAGAAGAGTCACCTGGCGAAACAATTATTTATGAAGGTAGAAAATTTAAATCTTACCGGGGTATGGGGTCTGTAGACGCCATGGCAAAAGGGTCGAAAGACCGTTATTTTCAGGATGAAACAGATGTCGTAACTAAGTTGGTTCCTGAAGGTATTGTTGGCAGAGTGCCATACAAAGGTACATTAGCTGAAATTGTTTATCAATACATAGGTGGTTTAAGAGCCGGTATGCATTATTGCGGTGCTGCAACTATCGAACAGCTTCAAGGGGTAAAATTCGTTAAAATAAGTGCAGCAAGTATGCGTGAGAGTCACCCACATGACATTGCGATCACCAAAGAAGCTCCAAATTATAGTAGCAGACAATAG
- a CDS encoding peptide chain release factor 3 yields MSTLKTEIDKRRIFGIISHPDAGKTTLTEKLLLFGGAIQKAGTVKRNKADKTATSDFMEIEKQRGISVATSVMGFNYKDRKINILDTPGHKDFAEDTYRTLTAVDSVILVVDCVKGVEEQTRKLMNVCRMRHIPVMVFINKMDREGKDPFDLLEEIEKELNISTRPLSWPIGIGSTFKGVYHLFKKQLKLFSPDSKMEISEEYLQLDDIQNKELTVRIGEKAAQKLRDEVELVEGVYEPFDLGLYRSGYLAPVFFGSAINNFGVQELLDTFIEIAPPPQARETDMRKVEPGEAKFSGFIFKIHANLDPNHRDRIAFCRICSGKFERNKFYQHVRLSKKLKFASPTSFMADTKSLVEEAWPGDVIGLYDAGNFKIGDTLTEGEPLKYLGIPSFSPEIFKELENTDPMKTKQLEKGISQLVDEGVAQLFIQNLGSRKFVGTVGELQFEVIKFRLLNEYGASCNFRSISFTKASWIISENNEQIQQLMRSQANRIAFDKENRPVYLSNSKWDIDSTMREYPDIIFHETSEW; encoded by the coding sequence ATGAGCACATTAAAGACAGAAATTGATAAAAGAAGAATTTTTGGCATAATCAGTCACCCTGACGCGGGTAAAACGACATTGACAGAAAAGCTCTTACTTTTTGGTGGTGCTATCCAAAAAGCAGGTACCGTAAAGCGCAATAAAGCGGATAAAACTGCCACATCTGACTTTATGGAAATCGAAAAACAACGGGGAATTTCTGTTGCGACGTCAGTCATGGGTTTTAACTATAAAGATCGAAAAATAAATATTTTGGACACACCGGGTCACAAGGATTTTGCTGAAGACACTTATCGTACCTTAACTGCGGTAGACTCGGTGATTTTAGTGGTGGATTGTGTAAAGGGGGTTGAAGAGCAAACACGAAAATTGATGAACGTTTGTCGGATGCGTCATATTCCGGTAATGGTGTTCATCAACAAAATGGATCGCGAAGGGAAAGACCCCTTTGATCTGTTGGAGGAAATCGAAAAGGAGTTAAACATTTCTACTAGGCCATTGAGTTGGCCGATTGGAATTGGGAGTACCTTTAAGGGAGTATATCATCTTTTTAAAAAACAGCTGAAGCTGTTTAGCCCCGATAGCAAAATGGAAATTTCGGAAGAATACCTACAATTAGATGATATTCAAAACAAGGAGTTAACTGTGCGTATCGGTGAAAAAGCAGCTCAAAAACTCAGAGACGAGGTAGAACTCGTGGAAGGTGTTTACGAGCCATTCGACCTTGGTCTTTACAGGTCTGGCTATTTGGCTCCGGTTTTTTTTGGAAGCGCTATCAACAATTTTGGCGTACAGGAATTATTAGATACATTCATTGAAATTGCTCCACCACCACAGGCAAGGGAAACGGACATGCGTAAAGTTGAACCGGGGGAGGCTAAATTTAGTGGTTTTATCTTCAAGATACACGCAAACTTGGACCCAAACCATCGTGACAGGATTGCATTTTGCAGAATATGTTCCGGAAAATTTGAACGAAACAAATTCTATCAACATGTACGTTTATCAAAAAAACTTAAGTTCGCGTCTCCGACTAGTTTTATGGCCGATACGAAGAGTCTTGTCGAAGAAGCTTGGCCTGGAGATGTAATCGGCCTTTACGATGCCGGGAATTTTAAAATTGGTGACACGCTTACTGAAGGCGAGCCACTGAAATACCTTGGTATCCCAAGCTTTTCACCGGAAATTTTCAAAGAACTGGAAAATACCGACCCTATGAAGACAAAACAGTTAGAAAAAGGGATTAGTCAATTAGTTGACGAGGGGGTTGCGCAATTATTTATTCAAAACTTAGGTAGTAGAAAATTTGTCGGAACGGTTGGAGAGCTACAGTTTGAAGTAATCAAATTTAGATTGTTAAATGAGTACGGAGCATCCTGTAATTTTCGTTCAATTAGCTTTACCAAAGCGAGTTGGATCATCTCTGAAAACAATGAACAAATCCAGCAATTAATGCGTTCTCAAGCAAACCGTATCGCGTTTGACAAAGAAAACAGGCCTGTATATCTTTCAAATTCTAAATGGGACATTGATTCAACCATGCGGGAATATCCCGATATTATCTTTCATGAAACCTCCGAATGGTAA
- a CDS encoding COG3014 family protein codes for MLFLCNCASYNSRVAPYYKKISEGNFQEAEQNLSKIALLKKPRNKLLYLLEMGRVSHLNGDYEASNNYFNEADRLLEIGLSNVQDAVVGVVLNPMAQNYKGEDFEKFMVHYYKALNYLYLQKTEDAIVEARRITLQTQEQSDKFNNRENRYTKDAFSLMLQGMIYEHDRDFNNAFIAYRNAANVYLGSSDSTSYGIKIPFGLKYDVMRMAYLNGFDSELQHFEQLFKIPYEHYIPGEGGELILFWENGLAPIKQQEEILFSMIKGSDGDWFFTNSTGTIYIPVDRDVYKGGSSLNDVHTIRATLPRYISSAPYYSEARVEVDNETLYFEKAEDINVLAVETLKQRYTKEIGKMLTRLAVKKTAEYVLKESAKGTGKDGKDNVLLESLGFGVQLYSLLSEKADTRNWQSLPNEIYYTRIPLKKGTNNIVLHLIDQEGNEQADTITINGNGRLQFVSYPTLR; via the coding sequence ATGCTCTTTCTATGTAATTGCGCCTCTTATAATAGTAGAGTTGCTCCTTACTACAAGAAAATATCTGAAGGTAATTTTCAAGAGGCCGAGCAGAATCTGTCAAAAATCGCGTTATTGAAAAAGCCAAGAAATAAGTTGCTTTATCTGTTAGAAATGGGGAGGGTCTCTCACTTGAATGGCGATTACGAGGCTAGTAATAACTATTTTAACGAGGCTGATCGTCTATTAGAAATTGGACTCAGCAATGTACAGGATGCCGTTGTCGGTGTCGTCCTGAATCCGATGGCCCAGAACTATAAAGGGGAGGATTTTGAAAAATTCATGGTGCATTATTACAAAGCACTCAATTATTTGTACCTGCAAAAGACAGAGGATGCCATAGTGGAGGCTAGAAGAATAACTTTGCAGACTCAAGAACAGTCGGATAAATTTAACAACAGGGAAAATAGATATACCAAGGATGCTTTTTCGCTGATGCTTCAAGGCATGATATATGAACATGATCGTGACTTCAACAATGCTTTCATAGCCTATAGAAATGCAGCAAACGTTTACTTAGGAAGCTCTGATAGTACTTCATATGGCATAAAAATACCCTTTGGTTTAAAGTATGATGTCATGAGGATGGCTTACCTCAATGGTTTTGATAGCGAGCTACAGCACTTTGAACAGTTGTTTAAGATACCTTATGAGCACTATATTCCTGGCGAAGGAGGGGAGCTTATTCTATTTTGGGAAAATGGTTTAGCTCCGATTAAACAACAAGAAGAGATTTTATTTTCCATGATTAAGGGCAGTGATGGTGACTGGTTTTTTACTAATTCAACTGGAACGATATATATTCCGGTTGATCGGGATGTTTACAAAGGAGGAAGCAGTTTGAATGATGTTCACACGATACGGGCTACTTTACCTAGGTATATTTCTTCCGCGCCCTATTATAGCGAAGCGCGTGTTGAAGTTGATAATGAGACTTTATATTTTGAAAAAGCAGAAGATATCAATGTGCTGGCAGTCGAGACGCTAAAACAGCGGTATACCAAGGAAATAGGGAAAATGCTTACCCGTCTAGCTGTTAAAAAAACAGCAGAGTATGTACTAAAGGAAAGTGCTAAAGGAACCGGAAAAGATGGTAAAGATAATGTGTTGCTGGAAAGTTTAGGCTTTGGAGTGCAACTATATAGTTTATTGTCCGAAAAAGCGGACACGAGGAACTGGCAATCGCTGCCAAACGAAATATATTATACACGTATACCTTTGAAGAAAGGAACAAATAACATTGTTTTGCACTTGATAGACCAAGAAGGTAATGAGCAAGCCGATACGATTACAATTAATGGGAATGGAAGATTACAGTTTGTAAGTTACCCAACCTTACGTTGA
- a CDS encoding penicillin-binding protein activator LpoB — MDLTIGVGILRMVSELADFGRSVMYKSEKTSIKLIEIDMQVKPLLFVAAITLFISSCARQVTRVSPDEAIDISGNWNNTDSRMVADEMTKTILGSSWLGNHLEKNGGTKPVVVVGMMQNKSHEHIDAETFVKDIERAFVQTQRVRLVQGGKKREELRAEKADQQDNASLSTMKKFGLENGADYILQGSINSIVDSHKRQKVVYYQVDLELTDIQSNEVIWIGDKKIAKYVRN; from the coding sequence TTGGATTTAACAATTGGGGTTGGTATCCTTCGTATGGTTTCAGAATTGGCGGATTTTGGTAGATCCGTAATGTACAAAAGTGAAAAAACATCAATTAAATTAATAGAAATAGATATGCAAGTAAAACCTCTTTTGTTTGTGGCAGCAATCACCCTTTTTATTTCATCTTGCGCTAGACAGGTAACAAGGGTTAGTCCAGACGAAGCCATTGATATTAGTGGCAATTGGAATAATACAGATTCGCGGATGGTTGCGGACGAAATGACCAAAACAATTTTGGGATCCAGTTGGCTAGGTAATCATCTTGAAAAAAACGGTGGTACTAAGCCTGTCGTTGTAGTGGGGATGATGCAGAACAAAAGTCATGAACATATAGATGCTGAAACATTTGTGAAGGACATCGAAAGAGCTTTCGTCCAAACACAACGCGTTAGGTTAGTTCAAGGAGGTAAGAAGAGAGAAGAGTTAAGGGCCGAAAAAGCAGATCAGCAGGATAATGCTTCTTTATCAACAATGAAAAAATTTGGGCTCGAAAATGGCGCTGATTACATCCTTCAAGGTTCTATAAACTCTATTGTTGATTCTCATAAACGTCAAAAAGTAGTTTATTATCAAGTTGATCTTGAGTTGACTGATATTCAGAGTAATGAGGTAATTTGGATAGGCGACAAAAAGATAGCGAAATACGTTAGAAACTAA